GGGCCGGCCAACTTCGGCATCTACCGGGGCATAGCCAGCGTTGCCACGCCCGTGCAGTTGATCCTCGATCCCCTGCGTCCGGTCCTCTCCCACGTCGAGCCCAAGACTTCCAGCGGGCCCAAGATCCTGGCAGGCGTACTGGGTGCCGCCGTTTTCCTGTCCCTCGCCTGCTACGCGGTCCTGGTTGCGGCCGTGCCGCGCACTTTCCTCCAGGACACCGTGCTGGGCAGCGTTGCCGGCTACGCACTGCCTGCCTCGGTGTTTGTGGCCTCCAACCTCTTCGGCCATTTCTACTACGTCTGCTCGCGGGGCCAGCTCGTGGCCCGGAGGCTGTATCTGGGACGTGTTGTGCAAACGGTGCTCAGCGTCTTGGGTCCGACGGCGGGGCTGCTGGCCTACGGGCTGTCCGGCGCCATTTGGGGCTTCACGCTGGCCAGCGTGGCCTCTTCGGTTGTGTGGTTCGTGCTGCTCCGCCAGCAGGCCACGACGGCTGCCTCCGCCGCCGCGGCTCCGCGCTAGCCTCCGATGACCTGCAGCCATTCGCTGCGCCATGCCTGGAAGCTGAACTGCTCCGTGACCGTCTTGTAGGCACGGTCTCCCAGGGCGGCGCGTTCCGCGTCACCGGCGGCAAGCATGTCATGAATGGACGCTTCCCATTCGTCTGCCGTGGAGGGCGCCTCGGCGCCCATGGCTGCGAGGACCGAGCGGTTGGTTCCCACCGGGCTGCCGAGCACCGGAAGCGCTGCGGCGCCGTACTGGAGCAGCTTGTAGGCGCACTTACCGCGGGCAAACGGGTCATCCGCCAGCGGCATGATACCCAGGTCTGCGTTGTGCAGCTCCTGGGCGAAACCGCTTTCGCTCCACTGCACGCGGTCAACGATCGCGTCCAGGGGTCCGAGGGAACGCTCCCCCGCACTGATGACCCGAAGCCGGATCGGCCTGACCCGGTTGACGTGGAGCAGGGCATCGGCGATAGGCGGCAGGAACTGTTCCGTGGCCGGGGACCCAAGCCACACCAGAGTCGGGACCTCGTTCAGCGAGTAGTCCGTTTTCTTCGGGTACAGGTCGGGGTTCACGCAGCTGGGGATCATCGTGACGTTGCGTGAAAACTTCGATGCTTCTTCAGCGAGATAGTCGTTGCCCGCGATAATCCGGTCAGCCGCCTCGACGGACCGCCGCCATACTTTGTCCTTGGGCCAGAGGCTGTAGGGAAACGGCGCCGCCGAGTGGAAGATGGCGTCGTCGAAGTCGTAGACGGACGTCTCGGCGCGCTGCAGCAGCTTCGCCTCCAGCCGGCCGTTGCTGAGCGGGGAAGCTTCCCGGCTCATCAGCAGCACACCCGGAATGGTTTTCATCGCCAGCCGGCGAAGGGCTGTTTCTGCGCCCAGCGCCTTGTCCACGTTCCGGGCAAGGGTGGCGATGCTGTTGTCGCCTTGGTCCGTGTAGGTGTACTTCCGGGCGTCCAGGCCCAGGAAGTCCAGCCATTCGTAGATGCGGACCCGGGCACTGCTGCCTTTGCGTCCGTAACTGGCCACCGTGGTCAGGTTGTGCGCGCCGCTCATTCGGCACGCTCCCGGTCCGCGAGCCCGGCGACGTACGCTGCAAGCCGTTCCTGCGCCGGCGGGGGCGTGAAGCCCGTGGCACGCAGCTTGTCCAGGTCCAACACGCTGTTCAAGGGCCGCGGAGCCGCGCTGCGGCCGGCAAAGTATTCTGCTGTGCTTACGCCCGTAACCCTGTCACCGGGCTTACCCAGGAGGACAAAGACTTCCCGGGCCACATCCGCCCAGGACATGGACGGGCCTTCATTGCTGACGTTATACGTGCCGTAGGGGGCGCCCGCGTCCAGGAGGTGCACGATGGCGCCGGCGAGGTCCTCGGCGAAGGTCAGCCTGCCGATCTGGTCATCAACAACGCTGGGGGAAACACCGCGCTCCGCCAAAGCCGCCATGGTCCGCACGAAGTTGTGCCCTTCACCGATAACCCAGCTGGTACGCAGGATATAGTGCCGGGGAACGGTGGCGACGGCGAGGTCGCCGGCCGCCTTTGTTTGGCCGTAAACACCCAGCGGCGCGAACGGTTCATCCTCCGGGTGGCCCGCCCGGGCTCCGTCAAAGACATAATCGGTCGAAACATGCACGAGTGTAAGGTGGTGCTCCTGCGCCAGCCGGGCCAGTTCAGCCACTGCCGCACCGTTGACCTGCCAGGCGTCCGCGCGGCCGCTGCCCTCGGCGTCGTCAACCGCCGTATAGGCCGCAGCGTTGATGACGGTGGAGTAGTTCTTCCAGTCCACCTGCGCCAGGGCCGAAGGATCACTGAGGTCCAGCTCGCCCCGCCCCGCGAATTCCACGTCGGTGCGGCGGGCCAGGGCGTTCCGCAGCGCCTTCCCCAGCTGGCCGTTGGCGCCGAGCACAAGGGTCCGGCGCGGCGGCATGGGCGGAACATCCGCAAGCCGGGGATGGACCCGGTCCTTGGCGGAGATTTCGGCGCCGGCCAGGTCCAGCGGCCACGGGATCCCGGCCGTCTCGTCGGCCAGGTTCAGGAACACATACTGTGACTGGGCTTCCGCTGACCAGTGGTCATTGACCAGGTAGGTGTACGCGGTGGAGTCTTCCAGGGTCTGGAAGGCATTACCCACGCCGCGCGGAACATAAACGGCGCGGGACGGGTCCAGTTCGGTGAAGAACGTGCGGCCGAACGTACTTCCCTCGCGCAGATCCACCCAGGCCCCAAAAATCCGTCCCGAGGCCACGGAGACGTACTTGTCCCAGGGCTCGGCGTGGATACCCCGTGTGGCACCCTTCTTGGTATTGAAGGAGACGTTGTTCTGGACCGGGTTGAAGTCCGGCAGGCCAAGCGCAACCATCTTTTCGCGCTGCCAGTTCTCCTTGAACCAACCGCGGTTATCGCTCATTACCGGCAGTTCACATACCAGGAGGCCGGGAATGGGTGTCTCCGTGACGGACAGCGGCTTTGGGCCGGACGCGCCGGTCACTGTCCCTGCTCCTGGTACTTCGCTTCGGTGGCCTGTTTCTGCGGGCGCCACCACTGCTCATTGCGCCGGTACCAGTCCACGGTTGCTTCCAGTCCGTCCTCGAAACGCCCGTAGGCGGGAGTCCAGCCCAGTTCGGACCGGAGCTTCGACGAGTCGATCGCGTAGCGAAGGTCGTGGCCGGGGCGGTCCGCCACCAGGTCGAAGGCGTCCTGGGGCTGGTCCAGCGCCTTGAGGATCAGGGCCACGACGTCGCGGTTGGACATCTCCCCGTCGGCGCCGATCAAGTACGTTTCTCCGATCCGGCCCTGCTCAATGATCCGCAGGACGGCGGAGGAATGGTCGTCTGCGTGGATCCAGTCCCGGACGTTGGCGCCGGAGCCGTAGAGCTTCGGTCGGACGCCGTCGAGGACGTTGGTGATCTGCCGCGGAATGAACTTCTCCACGTGCTGGTAGGGGCCGTAGTTGTTGGAACAGTTGCTGATGGTCGCCTGCAGTCCGAAGGAGCGCATCCACGCCTTGACGAGCAGGTCGGAACCGGCCTTTGTGGAGGAATAGGGGCTCGAGGGGTTGTACGGCGTGTCCTCGGTGAAGCGCTCCGGGTCATCCAGCTCCAGGTCCCCGTACACTTCATCGGTTGATATGTGGTGGAACCTGGTGCCGTGGCGCCGGGCGGATTCGATCAGCGTGTAGGTGCCGATGATATTGGTATCCAGGAACGGACGCGGATCATGGAGCGAATTGTCGTTGTGCGATTCAGCGGCGAAGTGGACGACGACGTCGGCGGCTTCCACCAGGGGGTCGACGGCGGCGGCGTCGCAGATATCACCGACCACCAGCCGGACGCGGTCCTGCGGCAGCGATTCCAGGGAGCGGGGATTGGCAGCGTAGGTCAGCTTATCCAGGACCGTCACCACGTAGTCGGTATGCCGAACCAGATGGTGGACGAAGTTGGAACCAATGAATCCGGCTCCGCCGGTCACAAGAATGTTTCGCATGATTCAAGCCTACTAGTTTGGTGAGGCTACCTTTGGCACGCGATGATGGACGCATGCGTGGAATAATTCTCGCCGGCGGCACAGGATCCCGGCTTCATCCAATCACCATGGGCGTCAGCAAACAGCTGGTTCCGGTCTACGACAAGCCGATGATCTACTACCCGTTGTCGACCCTGATGCTGGCCGGCATCCGCGACATCCTGATCGTCACGACTCCTGCGGATTCCGAGCAGTTCCAGCGGCTGCTGGGCGACGGTTCCCGCTTCGGCGTTTCCCTGTCCTATGTGGAGCAGAAGTCGCCCGACGGCCTCGCCCAGGCATTCATCCTCGGTGCGGATCACATCGGCAACGGCCCCGTGGGCCTGGTACTGGGTGACAACATTTTCTACGGTCCGGGCATGGGTACGCAGCTGCGCCGGTTCACTTCCCCGGACGGCGCCGTGATCTTCGGCTACCAGGTGGCCGATCCCACTGCCTACGGTGTGGTGGAGTTCGCGGACGACGGCAAGGTCCTCTCCCTTGAGGAAAAGCCGTCCGACCCCAAGAGCAGCTATGCGGTCCCGGGACTGTATTTCTATGACAACGACGTCATTGAAATTGCCCGCAACCTCCGCCCCTCCCCCCGGGGAGAACTGGAGATCACCGACGTCAACTCCACGTATCTCGCGGAAGGACGCCTCAAGGTCGATATCCTGCCCCGCGGCACGGCCTGGCTGGACACGGGCACGTTCGATTCCCTGAGCGAAGCCACCGACTTCATCAAGACCGTGCAGAAGCGCCAGGGACTGTCCATCGGCTGCCCGGAAGAGATCGCCTGGCGGCTGGGTTACCTCAGCGATGAGGAACTGCTGCGGCTGGCCGCGCCCCTGGTGAAGAGCGGGTACGGCGCGTACCTGCAGAAGCTGGTGGATTCCGAGCAGGGCCGCCGTCGGTGAACTGGGTATACGTTCTCCCCTATTTCTTCTCCGGCTTCGCCTTCCTGTTCGTACCGGGGGTTGCGGTGGGTCTGGCCCTGGGGCTCCGGGGCGTCCCGCTCATCGGGCTCGCAGCGCCGCTGTCCATCTCGGTCATCTCCTGCACGGCCGTGGCCAGCGGAATCCTCGGACTGCCGTGGGGCTGGCCCCTCGTCGCGGCCGCCACCGCGGCTGCCGCCGTCGTTGTGTTCCTTGTCCGCCTCCTGGCTGACCGGTTCGCCGCCCGCAGCCGCCCGACCGGCCGCAGGGCCGCCGCCGTCGACGTTCAGGCGGGGTTCCCGTGGCAGGGTACGGCACCTGCCCTGGCTGGCATTGCCGCCGGTGCGCTGATCATCGCGTGGCGCTTCATCCACATGATTCACCGTCCGGACTACATCTCCCAGACATTCGACGGAGTCTTCCACCTCAACGCCACCGAGTACATCCTGGAGACCGGTACGGCGTCGTCGCTGACCATCGGGCGGATGGTCAATGAAGGCGCGGACATCTCCTTCTACCCGGCCGCCTGGCACGACTACATCTCCCTGCTGGCATCCACCGGCAGCATTTCCGTTCCCGAAGCCATCAGTGTCGGGAACATACTGATCGCAGGCCTGGCCTGGACCACCGGATGCGTTTTCCTGGTCAGCCGCATTCTCGGCACCCGGCCCATGCCGCTGCTGCTGACGGGTGTCCTGTCCGCAGCCTTTGCCGCTTTCCCCTACCTGATGATCGATTTCGGTGTCCTGTACCCGAACCTGCTGGCGATTGCCCTCATGCCCGCCTGCCTGGGCCTGGCCGTGTCGGCCGCAGGTGCCTCCGTCCGCAAGGACCTTGGCCGGTGGACAGCCCTGGCTGCACTTGTGCTGGCCCTCCCCGGCATGCTCCTGGCGCATCCCAGCACGCTGATTTCATTTATTGCCCTGACCCTTCCCTTGGCTGCACTGGCCGCCGCCCGGTTGTGGCAAGGCCTGCAGGGCAGGGGTTGGCTGCGGGTCCTGCCCCTCGCCGGGACCGCCCTCTACGGTGTGCTGACCGTGGTGCTGTGGAGCAGGATCCGTCCTGATCCCACGGCGGCAACATGGTATCCGGTCGAATCGGCGGCGCAGGCGGCCGGTGAAGCCTTCCTGAGCGCTCCGCTGGGCCGACCGGTGCCGCTTATGGTGGCTGTCCTGACCTTTGCCGGCGTCGTGTACTGCGCACGCAACTTCCAGCGGCTCTGGTGGCTGCTGGCCTCCTTCGCGGTCAGCTGCATGCTGTTCGTTATTGTGGCCGGCTTCCCCTGGGGGGATCTCCGCACAGCCTTTGCCGGCGTGTGGTACAACGACCCGTACCGTCTGGCGGCCCTGCTGCCCGTCCTGGGCCTCCCCGTGGCCGCCGTCGGCGCCTGGTCGGTGGTTGAGGCTCTCCGCGGCGCATTCGCCGGCCGTTTTGGGACCAGGCATGCGGCTGCAGTTCCGGGGACGTCGGACGGCGCCGAGGCAATCGAGTCCGTCAAGACACCACGCGGCCGCTACGTTTTGCCGACCGTTGCGGTTGTCCTGCTGGTGGTTCTGGCCTTGACCACCCAGGGGAAGAGCATCGACACGGCGCAGGCGTCCGGCGCAGCGAACTTTGCCCTGACGGGCGATTCGCCGCTGCTTTCCGCTGATGAGTCCGAGCTGCTGGAACGGGTTCCGGAGGAAGTCCCGGAGGACGCCGTCGTCGTCGGCAGCCCCTGGACCGGCGCCTCGCTGGTTTATGCCCTGTCCGGGCGCCGGACACTGATGCCGCACATCTTCTATACGCTCTCCCCCGAGGGCCAGACCGTGGTCGACCGCCTGGACGAGATGCTCACGGATCCCGCCGTCTGCCAGGCCGTCGAGGACCTGAACGCCTACTACGTTCTCGACTTCGGACCAAAAGAGGTTCACGGCGGCGACCACCCTTACGCCGGGCTGGATGATGTCGGCGCCGCGAGCGGGTTCGAGCTCGTGGACCAGGAAGGCAGTGCCAAGCTGTACCGCGTAAGCGGCTGCGGGTAGGCCGCCCCTGGAACCTGAGCCTTAACGCCGCCGGCCCGGTACTCCCTGCAGGGGGTACCGGGCCGGCGGCGTTTAAGGGTGCGTCAGGCGCGCATGCGGGCGACGACGTCGTCCACAGGCCCGTCCATAATGACCCTGCCGTGCTCCAGCAGGACACCCCGCTTGCAGATCCGGGAAACCAGGTCCAGGTCGTGGCTGACCACAACGAGGGTCTTCCCCTCCCCCGCCAGTTCCTTGATCTTGTCGATGCACTTCTTCTGGAAAGGCTCGTCGCCCACGGCCAGAATTTCGTCCACGAGGAAGACCTCAGGGTCGGTGTGGACCGCCACGGAGAACGCCAGGCGAAGGTACATACCGGAGGAATAGAACTTCACCTCGGTGTCGATGAACTGGCCGATCTCGGAGAACGCGACGATGGAGTCGAACTTCTCGTCGATCTCCTGCTCGGTCATACCCAGGATGGCACCGTTCAGGTAGACGTTGTCGCGTCCGCTCAGGTCATGGTGGAAACCGGCGCCCACTTCGATCAGCCCCGCTACGCGTCCACGCGTCCCCACAGTCCCGCTGTCCGGGTGCATAACGCCCGAGATGTGCTTGAGCAGGGTTGACTTGCCGGACCCGTTCAGCCCCAGCAAAGCAACGGTCTCGCCCTGCTCAACTTCAAGGGAAACATCCTTGAGCGCATGGAATTTCTCCGACAGATCGCCTTTCCGGCCCTTGATCAGCCATACAAAGGCTTCCTTCATGGAACGGGTATGCCGCAGCACAAACTGCTTGTTGACGTTGCGGATTTCGATGGCATTAGCCATTTTTAGAGCTCCTGGGCGAAACGGCCTTCAAGGCGGCGGAAGACGAACTGGCCGATTATCAGCACCAGCAACGATACTGCCAGCCCGATCGGCAGCCATTGGGACAACAGATGCGGCGGTATCGGCTCTGCTCCATCGGTGGTGGGAAGCCAGAAAGCAAAGTGGAAGGATTCCACGGCGACGGTCAGCGGATTGAACTGATAGATCGTGAAGGCGACATCCCCGAGCTTGTCCCGAACCATCATCCAGGAATACAGAACCGGAGAAGCCCAGGTCGCGATCATCAGCAGCATGTCCACGAGGTTTTCCGCGTCCCGGAAGTACACGTTGACCGCACCGAACAGAAGGCCCAGCCCTGTCGCGAGGAGAGCGACGATGACGAACCCAACCACGGCCGAAGCCAGCTGCAGCAGGGACGGCCGCCAGCCGTTGAAGAAGCAGGCGACTATGAGGATCACAATCTGCGGCACGAAATGCACGGCTGAGACCCAGACGGAAGCCACCGGGAACAATTGCCGGGGAAGATAGATCTTCTTGATCAGGCCTCCGTTACCGACAATGGAACGGGATGCATTTCCCAGCGCCTCGGTAAAGAAGTTGATCAGCACAATGCCGGAAAACAGGTAAATGGCATAATTGGGCAGCCCCCTGGGGTTGCCAGGGCTCTGTTCAAGACCCAGGAACACCCCAAGCGCGATGTAGAAGACGACAAACTGCACTCCGGGCTTGACGTAGGACCACAAGATGCCGAGGACTGATCCCCGGTACCGGACCTGCAGCTCTTTTGCCACCAGGAGCTTGAGCAGGAATCGCGACCGGACTACGTCAAGAAGGCCTCGGCCCATCCCCGGCCGGGTCATCGCCGTCGACGATGACCCGGCCCCAGAGTCACTCATGGGTGCCCCGCCTAAGCATTCTTGTCCGTTCCCGGGTCCACAGCCATGGCAGCGAATGTCTCGCTCCATGCCGCCGGGGAAGTGTATTCGGGCAGCTCGTTGCGGTATTCAACGGACAACCGGTCCCACTTCTGCAGAAGCTCCTTGTGCAGCTTCAGGCTGCGGGCAATCATTGCCCGGAACTTCTCATTGTCCCGCTTGTACCAGGATGCTCCGGTTCCGTCGGCTGAAGACACCAGGGCAGAGTCCAGCTGCGACAGCCTCCACCACCGGGCATCCATTGCCGGCACAACTGCTTCCGGATGTTCCAGGGCCTTGTCCCGCACGGGCATGATCTGCCGCGCCGCACCGGTTACCGCCTTGGTGAAGGCTGCCGGCATGCTGCGCGGTGCCGAAGGCATGATGCCCCGCTTGGGGGGCCGAACCCGCTGCGTGGACGGGAATGCTCCCACGTCGGTGGAGACCTGCGCGTCGGAGAATTCGCTTCGGCGCTTCCGGATCTCCGGCAGCTTGGTCTTAATGGTGTCGTGCAGGTGTCCGGGACCCTTCAGCACATCCTCCAGCGCTTCAAGCCGGAGCTCCACCGCTGAGTACTGCATGGAAAGCAGATGCCGCACGTCGACGGCGAAGCTCTCCTTCATGAGGTTTCCGCCCTTTTTGTACGGCGAGTAGATCATTGCCGCGACCCACCGGTTGCGCTGGTGGAAGTACGCCTGCCAGTCGATGGTGTCGTCCTTCTCCGTCCAGGGCATGTGCCACACAGCGGCGCCCGGGAGGGAGACCGTCTTGTAACCGCATGCCTTGGCACGGATGCCGAACTCTGCGTCGTCCCACTTGATGAAAACGGGAAGGGGAAGGCCGATGTCCCGGATGATCTGGGTGGGAATCAGGCACATCCACCATCCGTTGAAGTCAACATCCGCGCGGCGGTGCATCCACGGCGTGGTGCGGAGGTTGCTTGCGCTGAAGTCGTGGCCTTCCTTGGTCTCCTGGTTCGGACCCCAGTAGAAGCGCCACTCGTTGATGCTCTCGCCGAAGGTATGCAGCACCGAGCGCTCGTAGAGGTTGAACATGTGCCCGCCGACGATGGTCGGGGTGCGGGTGAAGTCGGCGAACTGGACGGCCCTCAGGACGCCCTCCGTCTCGACCATCACGTCGTCGTCCAGCAACAGGCAGTAGGTGCTCGTGCCGTCGTTGATGGTTTCGTACATGCCGCGCGCAAATCCGCCGGAACCGCCCAGGTTGCCCTGCTCCACCAACCGGAATTTGTCTCCCAGTACTGCCGCGGCTTCCTCATAGCCTTCCTCATCGCGGACCTTCTTGGTGCCCTGGTCCGTGATGATCAAGCGGTCCATGACCGCCAGGAGCTCTTCGGACTCGGCGAAGGTGCTGAGGTGGCGGACACAGAAGTCCGGCCTGTTGAACGTTGTGACGGCAATCGAAACAGATCCCGGTACAAAGCCTTCCGGCTTCGGTACCGACCACTGGGCGTTCAGGAGATTGACGCTGGAAGCGTGCGAGACCAGGTCAAACCAGTACCAGCCGCCGTCGCCGAACTGCTTGAGCGGCAAATCGATGGACAGGACGCCGCCGGTTTCCGTGGTGAGGCTCTCCACGCGGTTGGACGTGCCCCGCGCCGAGGAACGGTACACAACGACCGTTGCTTCGGCATCGGTCTCCACCGTCAGCCGGACCTGCTCGACATCGGTGTGCGCACGCCAATAGCTCGCCGGAAATGCGTTGAAGTAGGTCCCGAAGGATACGCGGCTGTGCTCCGAAAGCCGGACCTCGCGGCGGCCCGTGATGAAGTCGGACCGGCTGGATGCGTTGCCGGTGACGGCGCTTACAGCCGCGCCGCTGCGTGAGTTGCGTGAGCTTTCTTCTACGACGCGCTGGGCGGAGTTGAAGTCCACGTAGAGCGGCAGGGTGTCCATGTCGCCGTCAACCGGCAGGACGATCCGGTGGACCGTTTGCCACTGGGTGTCGGCAGCCGTCTCGGCCACCTCAGTTTTGGTCTGCGTTGCTGTGCTCACGCGTCAACTCCTCCGCTTTCAAGTTTCGCTCCACCGGTGAAGTGGGGCTTGATCTTATTGTCGTACATCGACAATGCCGAGCCGATCGCCATGTGCATGTCCAGATACTTGTAGGTGCCGAGCCGTCCGCCGAAGAGGACGTCCGTTTCGCCCTTTGCGAGGTCCCGGTATGCAAGCAGCTTTTTCCGGTCCTCCGCCGTGTTCACGGGGTAGTACGGCTCGTCGCCCTTTTCCGCAAAGCGGGAGAACTCCCGCATGATTACGGTGGCGTCCTTGGTGTAGTCGCGCTCGGGGTGGAAGTGCCGGAACTCATGGATCCGGGTGTAGGGAACGTCCTCGTCGGGGTAGTTCATGACCGAGGTTCCCTGGAAGTCCTCAATCGGAAGGACTTCCTGCTCCAGATCGATGGTGCGCCAGGACAGGTCACCTTCGGCGTAGTCGAAGTAGCGGTCGACGGCGCCGGTGTAGACGACCGGCACCTGGCCGCGCGTAGCGTCGCGGGAGAACTCGTGGTCACCGAAGAAGTCCGTCTCCAGGTGCACCTGAATGTTGGGATGATCGGCCATCCGTTCAATCCATGCGGTGTAGCCGTCTACCGGCAGGCCCTCGTACTTGTCGTTGAAGTACCGGTTGTCGTAGTTGTAGCGCACGGGCAGCCGGCTGATGATTTCCGCCGGCAGGTCCTTGGGGTCCGTCTGCCACTGCTTGCCGGTGTAGTACTTGATGAAGGCCTCGTACAGCGGGCGGCCGATCAACGAGATGCCCTTGTCGTTGAGGTTGGCCGGGTCGGTTCCGGCAAGTTCCCCGGCCTGCTCCTGAATCAGTGCCCGGGCCTCGACCGGGCCCATGGAGGACCGGAAGAACTGGTTGATCGTGCCCAGGTTGATGGGCATGGAGTACACCTCGCCCTTATGGCTGGTGTAGACCTTGTGCACGTAGTTAGTGAAGCCGGTGAAGCGGTTGACGTATTCCCAGACCCGCTCGTTGGAGGTATGGAACAGGTGCGCACCGTAACGGTGCACTTCAATCCCTGTCTGCGCTTCGTTCTCGCTATAGGCGTTGCCGCCAATGTGGTGGCGCCGGTCCAGGACAGCGACTTTCAGTCCCAGTTCCTTAGCGGCACGCTCGGCTACGGTCAGGCCGAAAAAGCCCGACCCTACGACGACGAGGTCAACGTTCACATTTACTCCTGTATATTTCCGGTACGCCCCAACCGGGCAGGCACCCGACGGTCAAGGTTATCCGAGATTTCGGCTTCAGGCATTTTCGACGGGGCGCGGCCGCCGTCAGACGGCGCCTCCCGGAGCGTCCTGCCGCCGTAGCACCGGCGTTTTGGCAGTACGGCCGGGACGTTAGTTATTGCCCCAAGAGGCAAAGTGACGCGGCCGAACCGGATCTGTTCCCCGTACTGCAGTTTACTGCGCCCGGCATTGCCGTCTGTCAGGGGCCGTCCTGTCCTCCACTGCCGCATTCTGCGCGACCCCTGTCCCGGGCAGCTGTGCGGCCGGGGTACGGGGAGGCCTGCAGCCCTAGCCTTTCTCCATCCGCTCAACGAGTCGAGGAGGGCCCCTTGCTGCTTCATGTAACCCTTGCCGCTGCGCCGGGCAGCCCCCCTGGGCCTGTGGGTGGGAGATGGAGCCGACGTGAGG
This Arthrobacter sp. zg-Y20 DNA region includes the following protein-coding sequences:
- the rfbB gene encoding dTDP-glucose 4,6-dehydratase; the encoded protein is MRNILVTGGAGFIGSNFVHHLVRHTDYVVTVLDKLTYAANPRSLESLPQDRVRLVVGDICDAAAVDPLVEAADVVVHFAAESHNDNSLHDPRPFLDTNIIGTYTLIESARRHGTRFHHISTDEVYGDLELDDPERFTEDTPYNPSSPYSSTKAGSDLLVKAWMRSFGLQATISNCSNNYGPYQHVEKFIPRQITNVLDGVRPKLYGSGANVRDWIHADDHSSAVLRIIEQGRIGETYLIGADGEMSNRDVVALILKALDQPQDAFDLVADRPGHDLRYAIDSSKLRSELGWTPAYGRFEDGLEATVDWYRRNEQWWRPQKQATEAKYQEQGQ
- a CDS encoding ABC transporter ATP-binding protein: MANAIEIRNVNKQFVLRHTRSMKEAFVWLIKGRKGDLSEKFHALKDVSLEVEQGETVALLGLNGSGKSTLLKHISGVMHPDSGTVGTRGRVAGLIEVGAGFHHDLSGRDNVYLNGAILGMTEQEIDEKFDSIVAFSEIGQFIDTEVKFYSSGMYLRLAFSVAVHTDPEVFLVDEILAVGDEPFQKKCIDKIKELAGEGKTLVVVSHDLDLVSRICKRGVLLEHGRVIMDGPVDDVVARMRA
- a CDS encoding glycosyltransferase, producing the protein MSTATQTKTEVAETAADTQWQTVHRIVLPVDGDMDTLPLYVDFNSAQRVVEESSRNSRSGAAVSAVTGNASSRSDFITGRREVRLSEHSRVSFGTYFNAFPASYWRAHTDVEQVRLTVETDAEATVVVYRSSARGTSNRVESLTTETGGVLSIDLPLKQFGDGGWYWFDLVSHASSVNLLNAQWSVPKPEGFVPGSVSIAVTTFNRPDFCVRHLSTFAESEELLAVMDRLIITDQGTKKVRDEEGYEEAAAVLGDKFRLVEQGNLGGSGGFARGMYETINDGTSTYCLLLDDDVMVETEGVLRAVQFADFTRTPTIVGGHMFNLYERSVLHTFGESINEWRFYWGPNQETKEGHDFSASNLRTTPWMHRRADVDFNGWWMCLIPTQIIRDIGLPLPVFIKWDDAEFGIRAKACGYKTVSLPGAAVWHMPWTEKDDTIDWQAYFHQRNRWVAAMIYSPYKKGGNLMKESFAVDVRHLLSMQYSAVELRLEALEDVLKGPGHLHDTIKTKLPEIRKRRSEFSDAQVSTDVGAFPSTQRVRPPKRGIMPSAPRSMPAAFTKAVTGAARQIMPVRDKALEHPEAVVPAMDARWWRLSQLDSALVSSADGTGASWYKRDNEKFRAMIARSLKLHKELLQKWDRLSVEYRNELPEYTSPAAWSETFAAMAVDPGTDKNA
- a CDS encoding DUF6541 family protein, giving the protein MNWVYVLPYFFSGFAFLFVPGVAVGLALGLRGVPLIGLAAPLSISVISCTAVASGILGLPWGWPLVAAATAAAAVVVFLVRLLADRFAARSRPTGRRAAAVDVQAGFPWQGTAPALAGIAAGALIIAWRFIHMIHRPDYISQTFDGVFHLNATEYILETGTASSLTIGRMVNEGADISFYPAAWHDYISLLASTGSISVPEAISVGNILIAGLAWTTGCVFLVSRILGTRPMPLLLTGVLSAAFAAFPYLMIDFGVLYPNLLAIALMPACLGLAVSAAGASVRKDLGRWTALAALVLALPGMLLAHPSTLISFIALTLPLAALAAARLWQGLQGRGWLRVLPLAGTALYGVLTVVLWSRIRPDPTAATWYPVESAAQAAGEAFLSAPLGRPVPLMVAVLTFAGVVYCARNFQRLWWLLASFAVSCMLFVIVAGFPWGDLRTAFAGVWYNDPYRLAALLPVLGLPVAAVGAWSVVEALRGAFAGRFGTRHAAAVPGTSDGAEAIESVKTPRGRYVLPTVAVVLLVVLALTTQGKSIDTAQASGAANFALTGDSPLLSADESELLERVPEEVPEDAVVVGSPWTGASLVYALSGRRTLMPHIFYTLSPEGQTVVDRLDEMLTDPAVCQAVEDLNAYYVLDFGPKEVHGGDHPYAGLDDVGAASGFELVDQEGSAKLYRVSGCG
- the rfbD gene encoding dTDP-4-dehydrorhamnose reductase, with amino-acid sequence MTGASGPKPLSVTETPIPGLLVCELPVMSDNRGWFKENWQREKMVALGLPDFNPVQNNVSFNTKKGATRGIHAEPWDKYVSVASGRIFGAWVDLREGSTFGRTFFTELDPSRAVYVPRGVGNAFQTLEDSTAYTYLVNDHWSAEAQSQYVFLNLADETAGIPWPLDLAGAEISAKDRVHPRLADVPPMPPRRTLVLGANGQLGKALRNALARRTDVEFAGRGELDLSDPSALAQVDWKNYSTVINAAAYTAVDDAEGSGRADAWQVNGAAVAELARLAQEHHLTLVHVSTDYVFDGARAGHPEDEPFAPLGVYGQTKAAGDLAVATVPRHYILRTSWVIGEGHNFVRTMAALAERGVSPSVVDDQIGRLTFAEDLAGAIVHLLDAGAPYGTYNVSNEGPSMSWADVAREVFVLLGKPGDRVTGVSTAEYFAGRSAAPRPLNSVLDLDKLRATGFTPPPAQERLAAYVAGLADRERAE
- a CDS encoding ABC transporter permease, with the protein product MSDSGAGSSSTAMTRPGMGRGLLDVVRSRFLLKLLVAKELQVRYRGSVLGILWSYVKPGVQFVVFYIALGVFLGLEQSPGNPRGLPNYAIYLFSGIVLINFFTEALGNASRSIVGNGGLIKKIYLPRQLFPVASVWVSAVHFVPQIVILIVACFFNGWRPSLLQLASAVVGFVIVALLATGLGLLFGAVNVYFRDAENLVDMLLMIATWASPVLYSWMMVRDKLGDVAFTIYQFNPLTVAVESFHFAFWLPTTDGAEPIPPHLLSQWLPIGLAVSLLVLIIGQFVFRRLEGRFAQEL
- the rfbA gene encoding glucose-1-phosphate thymidylyltransferase RfbA, which produces MRGIILAGGTGSRLHPITMGVSKQLVPVYDKPMIYYPLSTLMLAGIRDILIVTTPADSEQFQRLLGDGSRFGVSLSYVEQKSPDGLAQAFILGADHIGNGPVGLVLGDNIFYGPGMGTQLRRFTSPDGAVIFGYQVADPTAYGVVEFADDGKVLSLEEKPSDPKSSYAVPGLYFYDNDVIEIARNLRPSPRGELEITDVNSTYLAEGRLKVDILPRGTAWLDTGTFDSLSEATDFIKTVQKRQGLSIGCPEEIAWRLGYLSDEELLRLAAPLVKSGYGAYLQKLVDSEQGRRR